A window from Engraulis encrasicolus isolate BLACKSEA-1 chromosome 11, IST_EnEncr_1.0, whole genome shotgun sequence encodes these proteins:
- the pbdc1 gene encoding protein PBDC1 encodes MDSTESILSSLGVERASAAAHALSLPADAYGNDPQLEMMWAMKAYNHAEVYFNLISSVDPKFLKLTKQDDNIHSAFTESFSDLNLDVLDPDHLKTPEAKERWRPFCNQFEGVVDDFNYGTLLRLDSKKDYTEENTIFATRIQFFAIEIARNRGGFNDTVFNAKAKQQNEKQSS; translated from the exons ATGGATTCAACTGAATCAATATTATCCTCCTTG GGCGTGGAGCGTGCTTCGGCAGCGGCAcatgctctgtctctccctgcgGATGCATATGGCAATGAT CCCCAACTGGAGATGATGTGGGCCATGAAGGCATACAACCATGCAGAAGTGTACTTCAAC TTGATTTCTTCAGTGGATCCCAAGTTTCTCAAACTAACAAAACAAGATGACAACATCCATTCTGCGTTCACTGAGAGCTTCAGTGACCTCAACCTGGATGTTCTGGACCCAGACCACCTGAAGACTCCTGAGGCTAAAGAG AGATGGAGACCATTCTGTAATCAGTTTGAAGGCGTTGTTGATGACTTCAACTACGGTACACTGCTTCGTCTGGACAGCAAGAAAGACTACACAGAGGAAAACACAATTTTCG CCACCAGAATCCAGTTTTTTGCCATCGAAATCGCCCGTAACCGTGGAGGCTTCAACGATACAGTGTTTAACGCTAAAGCCAAGCAACAGAATGAGAAACAGAGTTCGTAG
- the dmtn gene encoding dematin encodes MISSCFSVMQKTATAPCSVSSSRGPSAPGSPATSIVARMDNQVIGYKDLAAIPKDKAILEVERPDLMVYEPHFNVSSLSRTGLCRSRERSMSPHSISPPPSPELSSSREHSREWPDQGSPGGSTMGSTTQLRKISASSRASVQHFHRPDNGSNIYKKPPIYKHDATENKQDSIIKSSKFPAAQAPDPNALSKIETEYWPCPPSLATMEIEWRRKAEAEGRVIEDDEFEDLTEDARRLQEQELNKIQSNLGKLILKEEMEKSDFRRKTRSLPDRTHMHFGTSSTSKSTSLPACSRSGLTRLQSADFPSEGVQARPGAQNGDTQRGRMDRGNSLPSILEQKIYPYEMLAVTHRGRSKLPPGVDRTRLERHLSTEEFEELFGMTITEFDRLSLWKRNDMKKKVSLF; translated from the exons ATGATTTCGAGTTGCTTTTCCGTCATGCAGAAG ACGGCAACTGCCCCATGCAGTGTGTCCTCGTCTAGGGGGCCCAGTGCACCCGGGTCACCGGCCACATCCATTGTG GCGCGGATGGATAATCAGGTGATAGGCTATAAGGACCTGGCTGCCATCCCCAAGGACAAAGCCATTCTGGAGGTGGAGAGGCCGGACCTGATGGTGTACGAGCCCCACTTCAATGTCTCCTCCCTCAGCAGGACAGGCCTCTGCCGGAGCCGAGAG AGGTCGATGTCCCcccactccatctctcctccaccgtCTCCCGAG ctctcctctAGTAGGGAGCACAGTAGGGAGTGGCCTGATCAGGGCTCCCCTGGAGGCTCCACTATGGGTTCCACCACTCAGCTCCGCAAGATCAGCGCCTCCTCGCGCGCCTCCGTACAGCACTTTCACAGACCAG ATAATGGATCCAATATTTATAAAAAGCCTCCTATTTATAAACATG ATGCTACTGAAAATAAACAGGACAGCATCATCAAGTCCTCCAAGTTCCCAGCGGCCCAAGCTCCTGATCCAAACGCGCTGTCTAAGATCGAGACCGAGTACTGGCCATGCCCACCCTCACTGGCTACCATGG agATTGAGTGGCGGAGGAAGGCGGAGGCGGAGGGTCGGGTGATCGAGGACGATGAATTTGAGGACCTGACGGAGGATGCCAGGAGGCTCCAGGAACAGGAACTCAACAAG ATCCAGTCCAACCTGGGCAAATTGATTCTCAAAGAGGAAATGGAGAAGTCAGATTTCCGCCGGAAAACCCGCTCTCTTCCAGACAGGACACACATGCACTTcg GAACCTCCAGTACCTCCAAATCCACCTCGTTACCAGCCTGCAGTCGATCAGGCCTCACTAGG CTACAGTCAGCAGACTTTCCTTCAGAAGGCGTTCAGGCAAGGCCAG GTGCACAG AATGGAGATACACAAAGAGGCCGAATGGACAGAGGAAACTCACTGCCTAGTATTCTGGAACAGAAG ATTTACCCGTATGAGATGCTCGCAGTGACCCATAGAGGGCGCAGCAAGCTCCCACCAGGCGTGGACAGAACCAGGCTGGag AGGCATTTGTCTACAGAAGAGTTTGAGGAGCTGTTTGGGATGACCATTACGGAGTTCGATCGTCTGTCATTGTGGAAACGCAACGACATGAAGAAAAAAGTGTCGCTTTTCTAA